From the Psilocybe cubensis strain MGC-MH-2018 chromosome 6, whole genome shotgun sequence genome, the window ATTGGTATACCATTACATGCCTGCTTGACTTTGGAAAAGTGTGAGTTGAGACGGGGATggttgaaaaagaaaatgtgaACACTCGAGGACTCCTGCAGAACGCGAATGCGtgaaaacaagcaaaaaacacatttcattCACCATAACCATGTTACTACAAACATTAGAATAGTAAGTACCCCTAAGAATACACTACACCCAACTGTCCAAAGACCCTCGAActcgattttcaaaaatgtatCACTCACCTCACCCgaccttcctctcctcccgATCTTCCGCACTAACGGGCTGAAAAACACCTCTGGATTGTTACCACTCGCCCCTGAAGCATCCGAAGTCGCCGAAGCCGTAATAATAATACCAAATTTCACAGAAAAAATTGGCAACTTACGTTTTGTAattttgttgaacgttgcATGTGGACGTAGTTCTCCTTCAGTAGATATTGCGAATGCCGTTGTAGTTGTTGTACGTACGTTGAAATGAGAGAGAGTGGAGATATTGGCATACTGGTACATCCAGTGGTTGACTTTTGAGAGATGTGAGTTGAGATGATGGGTATTTGGAAATGTTACAGAGAGATATCTTCACCCGAACGTGAATGCTTGAAAAACACATAAAACACATTTCATTGGCAATCCTACTACTCACATTGTGCAGATGGTACATCTATAGGTATCCTACGACCCACCCAGCAATACTCGAACTCGATTTTCGAAATGTATGGCTCACCTCACATCACCCTCTCccaacctccttctcctcccgaTCTTCCGCACTAACGGGCTGAAAAAAACGTCTGGATTCCTACCACTCGTCCCTGAAGCTCCGAGGTCACCGCAGCCGTAATCCCAATACCAAAATATATCGCCAACTTACGTTCATTCCTTTCGTTTTGCTCGTTCGCCGGGCTTGATCCTCGTCGATTCACGCACAATTGTGCAATTGTACAACCCTAGAAGGATTGCGTGCGTTATCTGCTATGCATATGGAGCGACTCCTGAGCTTACCTGGCTGGTTACAGACTTTCAGACACCCAGACAACTCGTCGAAGACCCAATGATCCTCTTGACCCCGATACGACCCTCCGCttccatttcaaaaacaacGCAATTTCCGCTGCATTCGACGTATCCAGGGTGTTGTAAGCTAGTGTATATTGCCAACGTAATGCACTAGAGAGGTTCCGAAATTTTGTTTTCGAGGTTAGTTGCATTCGGAATTGAGAGATTGGAGATGGGTACGTACGCATTGTGCAGCAAAGAATGCGATCCGGAGCTTTCTACGTGTGTTCCAGTGTTGTTTTGGGAGACTCCTATTCACATTGAGGTGTGCTTCGATCGAAGGTCGAATGCTCGATAACTGAAAACACGATGAAAAGAGAGGGCGAATGCAAACATCTTGTGCACATTCAAGCCCGATTCGTGTCTCGCCGATTAGACCCAATAGCGGAGATCCCGACGCCTAGAACAAACGACAGCCTCGAAAGAATATATTGAACGAATCACGTACCCAGATTCAAAAGTAAAAAGTGAGATTTGAAGGGAATCGCAACCTATTCCGGATGTCGTCACAGGGAGGAAAACACGAAAATAACACACCCGGGCTAGCGCGACGGGTTCCGTGTGGATGTACGTACACGGGCGTGTCGCGCTAGTATAAAGGCAGGCGTGTGGTGGTGtgtttttcctcatcccctcttcGGGTTCTCGGCctcgtctcctcctcctctcctcaaGGTAAGCGCGATTCTCCTTGAGCGCGTCGGTTGACTGTTGAACATTCAACTCGCAGGTTTTGGTGCTGGGGCGCGTCGGGACGAGTGGTACTGCAGGCAGGCAAGTCAATATTTGCCACTGTGAGGATCGTGCTCACCATGTATTCGAGCAGCTCGCCGTTGCCGCCTTGTAAACTTGTCGGACGAGCTAGATGGCGGGGAGCGAGGTAGGTGTTTCCACCTTTTGAAGGACCATGCTGATGGTCGACGTGGCTAGTGGTGTAGACGCGAGTCGGAGCCTGCTCGCTGGTGAGTGTTGCCACTGGCTTGTGTGCACTGCTGATGCTCTTGTTGCAGATAGTGTGCTCGTTGTggcgggtgttggtgtctCCGTAAGTCGGGTTTTCTTTACCTCGACGCGTCGTAGAGTCTCTGTTGATGTATAATGACACAGCGGACAACACGTCATGCGGCGGAGGTGCTGGACTGTGGGGGTCGCATTGGGGTGTGCTGTAGGCAGGTAAGTCACTGTTGGTCACTGTGGGGAATGTGCTGACCGTGTCTTTTAGCAGCTCACCATTATTGCGGCCGTTGTAAGTGGTAAGTATATCCTCCTATCTCTTGGATGGCGCGGCTGATGTTGTGTTGTTGCAGACTGGTAGGTGTTTTCACCCACTTGAAGACAGTGTTGATGGACGTGGCAGGTGGCGTGGACGCGAGTCGGGGAGGGCTTTCAGGTGAGTGTTCCCACAGACTTGTGGTCATTCCTAATGCTTTGACAGCGTGCTCGTTGTTGCGGGTGCTGCCGTCTAGGTCAGTCGGCTTTCCTTTACCTCGTCGCGTCTGTTGACGTGGGATGAGACAGCGGACCTTGGAGATGCTGAACGCGTCATTCGGCGGAGGCGGACTCGGACTGTCAGGGTCGCATCGGGATGTGCTGCAGGCAGGCAAGCAAGTCAATGTTGGTGAGTGTGGGGAATGTGCTGACCGTGTATTTGAGCAGCTCACCGTTGCCGCCTTGTAGACTTGTCGGACGAGCTAGATGGCGGGGAGCGAGGTAGGTGTCTCCACCTTTTTGAAGGACAATGCTGATATTCGACGTGTCTAGTGGTGTAGACGCGAGTCGGGGCCTGCTCGAGGGTGAGTGTTTCCCCTGGCTTGTGTGCATTGCTAATGCTTTGACAGTTTTCTCGTCGTTGCGGGTGCTGGTGTCTAGGTGAGTCGGCTTTAATTTACACCGTCGCGTCGTAGAGCCTGTTGACGTAGGATGAGACAGTGATAGTCGACGCGTCATTTGGCGGAGGTGCTGGACATTTAGGTCAGTGAATGTTTTCTCTCTGCGTGAGTGTGCTCACCGTGTCCTGTACATGTATATAACCAGTCATTGAGATACTGACTCCCAAGGCGTCGGTGGCGCTGAGCTATGTTGCAGAcagaggcggcggcggcggcggcggcggtatGGATCTGGGAAGGACGTGTGGAATGAGGTGAAGAACGCGGCTCTGAACTGTCGACGGTGTGGATGCGTCCCGCTGGCGGTGGTGAAGTATGTTGGAGGGACGCGTCAGGCCAACTGCTTGCTGTCGCGGAAAGGCATGGCTGGCGTGATGGACATTGCTGCACCAGTCGGGATGGTTGTAAAAGTCGGGCATGATTGATTGAGGTATTCATGCGACAGCCGGAGAGGCGGTGTGATGCGCCAAGGCGGTGCGCCTGTTTACACGCACAGGGCAGAGGCCGTTGGTAATCCCTGGCATTCAAGTTCCGCTTTAAAACGGTGGTATCATACATTCGTTGACGGGGCCGCTTTGCTCACAACCATCCCCCCTGCTCGTCGCCAGCCCCGCTCCCCAGCATCTAATACATCTATTCACGCACGTCGCCGCACAACCGCCCCCGAGAACCATGTCGGAAATCAAAGGAACCTTGTCATCGTTGGTGATGGTGCTTGCGGAAAGGTATGATCGGCTTTTGACCAGCTCAGAGAACGTCAGCTTGCATgctgatcatcgtcacccgTCTAGACTTGCATGTTAATCATGTTATCCAAAGGTATATTCCCAGAGGTACGTGCATCGTTAGCCGCCGGCCAGCCAGCCGAGGTGTAGCGCTTGCTGCTCCTCATTGCACCGTCTTGGGTTGTGTTTAGGCAGCTCCAGCGAATCCCTGGCGGCTTCGTTCGAGGTGTGGAATGCTGATATTGACATTTAATTCTAGGTATATGTACCAACCGTGTTCGAGAACTCTGTTGCCAATGTCGAGGTCGACGGTAAGTACGTTGAGCTTCAATTGTAAGCTCGTCAAGCTTTGATGGTAAGCACGTCAACCTTCGTCTCCGCCCTCTCAATTATCCTGATTCGCATGTCATCCCATCCTCATCAGCTTCGCTGTCGACTCCCCAATTCCCTTTATAACGTCCAGTAAAAGGTGTGTCttgtcttttcttcattcccCCTGCCTGTATAATATCAGACACCGCAATTTACTAACATTGTTGTTGTGTGGTTCCTCTCTTTTTAGTGCCATACCTATGCCTGCCTGCCTCTCATTCTCGTCGTCTGCAAAACAGATCTCAGACCTGACTCCCGTGTGATTGAGGAGTTTAGAATGACGAGCCGTAACCCCCTCAAAGAGGTGCGTTTCTTTTTCCTACATCACATTTCTGGTTTTCGTACGACTTTGGTGTGATGAGGGGCGAGGTGTGTACACACCCCGACCCCTTATCTGAGCGCCGTTTTGTGACATTTTTGCGCTTCGTTCGAATCTGAATAACGgcattctttttttgatgtcCTGTTTATCACCATTGCCTCGTTCCCGCTTCTCTTATCCACATCGTGATCCCCGTCGCCACCAACATTGACGCCGTATTTCAATCcaattttattttattttttttttcatgcatcatgttttatttattccaactTGGTACTCGCCACCAACATTGACGCCGTTTTTCAATACAAatttcattattttttcCATGCATCATTCTTTTACACTCTTCCTCTTTTGTTGATTCCAACTTGTCACTAACCGTCATGTTTCTAGGGTATGGCAGTCGCCCAGAAGATCGGGGCAAAGCACTACCTCGAATGCTCCGCCAAGTCGGGTGAAGGCGTCCGCGAAGTCTTCCAGTACGCCACCCGCGCCGCACTGCTCAGCAGaggaaagggcaagaagaGCCACCATTGCATCGTGTTGTAGATGGCGTAGCTTATCCCTTTTACCATTtgtttctttccatcttcattcattcttcctttcttcctttttttgcttttttcttccttgacgACTCTCTTTCACTCTTCTTTCCGAGTACCTTGGATGGTTGAATTGGGGTGGGTGAATGTGCAGGGAGGAAAACGGGAGGTGGAGCGAGGGAGGGGTGGGGTGAGGTCAGGTAGGGAGGAACTTCAACAAGGATAGGGAGGGTCTTGAATATCATTTATACTCGCACCTCGCACCTTCTCTTTCACCTTGTTCCGGTTGGTTGTGGATAATGAACATGTGTTAATGCCGGTGGAATGCTCTtcggtttcttttttttttctcttaccTAGTCTTTTTCACTTGATACCgcttctttcttgattttgattgatgatccacttttgactcttcttctcaaatatactgctgctgctgcacctcCCGACTGCGACTGTGAACGAGTTGGCTGTACTGACATGTTTGTCTCTCCTTGATCTCCTCTTCTATCCCCCCTCGGCTTTTCCTGTTTCCTCTGACctctttgttgattttttttctcgtgCGTTTATCGTGAACTCTGAGTCTCAAATCTACCATTCGTCTcgatctttttctttgtccaagCTCCTATTCCACTATCCGGATTCTGTCGATTCTAATTTGAACAAACTTGGATTTTAATTTCAAGTCCAATTACATTCCATTGTGatcactttttcttttcttttacttATAACGCTCGCCTCCTCGTCCATGTTACTTAGGTTGTGCGTCTGCTTTTGCTATACTTACATATATCGCACTTACGAATTGTTGCTGCGCGTACATATGTGCATATTGTGACATTTACATATACAGATATACATACATTACTGTTATCCTTTTCGCTTTTTGGGACATTGGGTTGTTCTGGGCCGTTCTTGTGCTAGATGGATGTTTTGGTCATTTGCTTCTCTTTGATGCTTCGATGTGGCCTGTTTGTGTTATGTTATTAACGTTTATGCATGATGGGTTGATATTGGTCGGTTGGAAAGAAGGATACATTCCTTGTATGCTCTATAGGGAAAAGGTTCAGTATTCACTTGACGCCCATGTAAGTGCTTCAGTGTCGGCGCCGAAGGTCATCCTACGTCGATGATTCGAGTCTAATTGATGGCACAAAAATTGCTTTTACATGTCTAAGTTCTCGACATTTTGTGTACTTTTTCTATAATCTCTGGTTAGGTTTAAATGTTTCCATGTCCTTTATGCACTACGCATTCTTCCAGGACGTCTGCTGGCGCCCATTATTATCTCATGAAAATGTGTCGTAAAAATGACAATAATGATAATTCAATTCTTACCACGTAAATAGGTTGAATAGGGAATATTTTGGTTTAGATTTGAACTACTTACGGCGTTTTGTAACTCAAAAATGCCTCTTTTTACAAAGTGAACAAGTTTCTTCTTATAAAATCAATGTAAAAATGGGCATTTTCTATCGGATACGTTTTGGGTGTCCAAAGACAATACCTTGGGGCGTCAGACCTGACGGATGCAAATTTCCTGGGCTGGAACACCAATACATCCTGAAGCTCCCCCCAATGAATAGTTTTTTGGGAAGTTGTTACAAAAAGTAAACATTTTCCTTGACTAAAATGTTGCAAATGTTTCAAATCATTGCATTTTATTATTGGTTTTTTTCATCGGTCAAAGGCACTCTCAGTTTGCTCACTTAAATTCATATTTTGCATTATTGCCATTTTTACGAGGGAAATTTCTATGCACGCCAGCAGTAAGCGGCAAAGGCAATATTTATTACGTAATCGAGCTTTGATGCACTGCCAAGTTTTCGCGTAGCCGTCATCTTTTCCCTCTTCTCTCTCGCTCACCACTAAATCAAGGTTCTTATTGCTGCGATCAGATGAAGCAAGTTGTTGTACCATACAAACTGAGTATGTCTCGCGCGGACAGCTGCTCACAATTGGCTGGATGCCCGACTCTAGCGGGATTGTGTAGCCAGCGCGCAGTGAAAACTGTCGTCACGTCGTGCAATCTGGACTTTCTTGGGCAATTTTATTCTGGGTTTCCTGTATCAAAGGTCGGTTATTTTGTCATGCAATCTTCCGGACGTGGTTCGAGCTCGACAGGAAAAGGAGCTGGGATATTTAAAATTTTAGATGGCGCTTGCATATATGCATATGGTGTGTATACTTGTATTGTAGTGCTGTCCCAGGTCCTTGTCTTGTCTTGTGGGCGGCGTGTACGACATCATGATCAACTGTGGCGTTGTGGTTGGATTATACCGGTGTAGCTGGCGCTGGCCTGGTGATTGGTGATCTTACCGCTGGTTCAATGCGTCGTGAACAAGGTGTGCTGTGGGCGGTGGGACATGCTGTAATTTGTGGGTGCCGCGTCACGGTTGCTGGATCAGAGTGAAGAACGACTGAAGTTGATATCATATCAGTACGCCGCTGACCATTAAACCACACCTCAGCGCGCTACGGACAAGTGGAAACTAACCACATCGGTGCTGTCTCCCTTCCGATTGAAACTCGTCTCAGGTCAGTAAAGACTATCACCAAGCAAGTGCTTTATCTAATCGCGTCGTCCTCCTTGACCGCTGCGCGGGATGCAGTCTCGGAGGTTTTCCAGCTTCACTGTCATTGGTGTATCATAACCTGATAAAAATAAGCATTCTGCCCTAGTACGGCGGTAATAGTCCGAGTAGTACCTGTATTCGAGTGAGTGACCTTGTTTTTTCATTCGCTCGTAAAAGGCTCCGTTAATTCCAACTTGTATGAAAGTCGTACACGACGTGTCTTCGGTTATGACTCCGCGGTGGGGGGACCGGAGGTTTGTAGCTATTATGGCCCATATATCGCTGCAAGTCGGATCACCTTTGAAGCAGGACGAGACCGTCTATTCTTGTGGAGACGCTTTGGACGGACCCCGCACGTGGAAAAGGAAGACCATCTTGCTGAATCGCCTTGGGTTCTCAAGAGCGTCAGTGCACAAGAAGCATTTTCCTGGAATCACCCGGAATAGCTGATCATAGAGTTGTGCTGTGGGCGATCGCATTCAAACTGTTGTGGGGGGTTCATGGCGGGTGTAAAGCGCAAGCAAAGACAATTGGAAACACAAGGGAAGCCTTGTACACCGTCAATCTTAATTGTGACTCATACACAACGCCCACAGGACACTCTACCTGCCCGATGACAAACACACCTGCGATGATGGAGTATCTGTCATTGTGTGAGATTAGCCTCTGAACATCCCGTTGGATAAATCTATCAGGCAGTATGGTACGCCAAACTGCTAGGCACGAGGTCGAGTACCTGAGGGATCTTAGGTCAGAACGCCTGAGAAGATAATAGGACAGAGGGCGGCCCTGTGGGCACTTCTTACTCAGTACTGCACGGTCTAACCGCCTCGTGCCCTCCGTTTGCTTTTTGTTACCGGTTTAGCCACCCAAGCGGCTAGGCCTTTGACGGACGCATGACTCATGGAGATTTGCGTATGTCGGAATATGCCAAAACATTTACACATGTGCAAACCCACCTTCCATTTTTCCCTATGAGCCCACAGTTTTCCACGGGTGTTAcatcaagaaaaaaaaggctGCGATCAGCGAAGACTCGAAGGTCCGAGTCGTATCCCGTGTCTATTATGTTTATTGGGTTCCTAATTATGACATACTTTAAAGGGAACCGGCGGTACTCCATATAGCAAGCTCGGTACTCCATAAGGCAGGCTCTTATcgagaaaaagacaaaactAATGAGACCTCGAAAGGAACTCGTAAAATAAACCTTCCGTGCGCTTTTTTGGTGCCGAAAATTATGTCGGTGGACAATGATTGTGACATGTGCAACCGAAGCGAGGTTATCTCTATCTGATCATGATTAACACCAGGGACTTTCAATCTCCGAGGGGACGCCCCCGGTGCTGCAGTCGACCATATACAATAGATTATTCAGGATgcgaccaaaaaaaaaatcaccCACGTCCTTGTTGTTCCAACCCTAACTGGGTCGGCTCCCCCCTCCACCAGTCGGTTGTTAGAAGGTAAAATGTCGTATGTGCGACCTGGCATCCTCCGAAAAGCTGGTCCGTGCCTTTGGGAGGCTCTGCACGTATAAACATCATCGACCACAGCCAAGTACGATTGCTGATTTCGTCTCATCACCATCTTCTTTGCTCCTTCTCCAACTCTCCCCCTTTACTCGCGGCGCATTCCGTAAGAAATAAAACGTTCGGCCGCTCTCCTGGTGTTTTGCACAGCTCTGCAGGTTGCTGTTGTGGTAGTGGTGATTCGTAATCGGTTATTATGGTCTTTTCTCAGTCCCTTCACTTTCATTTGTTTCTTCTGCTAACTACACCCATTAGCTTCGTGTTCAACTCTCCCTTTAGAGAATGGTAGACCGAGaagagcttcttcaagatGACGCTTCGCCCGCAACGCCGCGTACGTATACGGGCCGCTTTCGCATCGATAATAGACCGGTGGACGACAATAGCGACGGGTAAGTGAAAAACAGTCTCATTGTGTACAACATTCCGCGTACAATTTCAAATTTCACATTTTGTAGGACGCCTCAGCCCCCGTCGTATGTGCCAAGTGCGATTGCAAGGAAGATCATGAAAGGGTCCAAACGAGGAAAGGGTAAATCATCTCAGGGCTCCAGTCCCTCTCCCGTGCCCACATACCGTATAATACGAGGTCCTCCGTCTGACATTGGGCCTCCCTCGAGGAGACACGATGGGTCGAGTCAGATGTCCTCACGATCCATTTCCGTTCCGTCCGAATCCGAGCCGCCTTCTACTTCTGTGACCAGGGTATCATCACCTGATAGGGAAGCATCATCCGCAGGCCCCTCAAGCTCGAGATCATCGCCGTGGGGCATGCCAGGAAGCACATCACCGCGCCGACGAACGCAGACTAGCAAGCTGCGGAATGTAATGATCGCTCAGGACCCGGCGTCCCCACAATATTGCGACACAGACGTAGAGGTAGAGGTAGAGGTAGAGGCTCCGCCTTCTCCTCCATATGTGCCGCATCCCCATCCGCCCGCAACTCCCCCGCCGCGTGTGTTTCCACCACGCTCTTCCCACCCATCGGTGAGCACGTCACTGCGGCATGCGTCGCTTCCCCCATCATTGTCGTATCACCATGTACCATCTCACACGCGCCATCCGTCGCTCCCTCCGGATACAGCATCAGAGTGCCCTGCTGACTCAAGGTATCCGTCGGTACCGCCGTCGACTCCACCAAGCCTTACCCCTCGATTGCGGCACCCTTCACTTCGATCCGCCAGCCCGTGGCCGTATCCGGCCTCGCCGTCGAAGAACCCGCCTCTTCGACCACGCTCTTCACACTCTGCAATTTTGCCTCGTCCGCCGTCTCAGCGGCCTGCATCACCATCATTATCATCGCCGCCGCCACTGCCTGCACCTGCTCCCCCCATAGCAAGCTCTACCTCGGCATCAACATCAGCATCTACATCGACAGATACGAATACTAATGTGGGCAGGAGACGTGCAAAAGGAAACAGTAAGAGTAATAGCAGTGATGGATCTTCCAGGCCGCCAACAGAGGCCATCATCCACTGCCAATGGGAAAGTTGTAAATTCGTCATTACAGGTATCCAGAACTTTGGCAAACACCTGAAGCAAGAGCACAGGCTTCCCGTCGTGCAGCACGGGCGGCAGTCGGGCCCCGTAGTGCAGTGCAACTGGGGACAGTGCGGTGTGGAAATTGCTGGCTTGGAGTTGTATATCCATATTCTGCAGATACACCTCAAGTTTGGGTATCACTGTCGTGGACTGCAGAAGGATGGCAAGTCGAGGTGCGAGTATAGGCCAAATAGGCTGGACACACTGGAGAGACATTATAAGGCTATACACCCCGGAGAAAAGAGGCAGTGGGACGAAACGCTCCTGGCGGTCCTGCCTCCACGGTGAATGTTGTGTTTGGAGTTCGGAGGGCGCTTCTAATGCTGCAGCGCCCAGCCCGTATAACTTATCTGTGATTTTTCATCCTGAGTGAAGGATGCCTGTTGATGCTGCGGATCTGCGCGCGCGTCTAAGTATTTATGCAGTATGTCTAGCCTAATATGCCATCCTTCAATTCTTATTTACATTGTATATGAATCATAAATAACTTTAGTCGTTGTCCTATCATTTATGCGAACCTATAATTAGATTTACATTAGTGGCGTAGGCGCCGCGTTTGCCTTTAATGTATACAAGTTACAACGGATCCCCGAGTGACCCTTTGCaaccgcgccttggcaagCAAATTTCAATTGATGTTATATTGGTCAATTGACGTAACTTGAAATGTGACACTTTGATAGACAGCAAGTCATTTATTTCTCCGCAGAAAGTATAATATTAGCCATGGGATATAGTCTACATGTTATCTACGTGTCAACTCTGTGGTGCTGTGGGCAATAAAACAAAGGGGAGGATAAGGCCTCGTCAAGAAGTAGTTTAACTCCTTACTGTGTATCTTGCTTGATTCATGTTTAACTTTATGATAAAAACCAGCATACACGGTTTCATAGAGTGACTGCTTATCAGTTCCCAGTGTCTGCTCATCGCATCCTCCTGAGAGCGCCCACACTTGAAGACCCACAAAAGGGCGGCAGTTCGGCAGTTCGTGCCGAGCAATCCGAAATAACAAATCACTCTGTCGGAGTTTGTATTATTTGATTGACTGCAGAGATGCCGAGGACGGTTGTCCAACGTGGAATAAGTCGCAATTTCTCAAGAACATATTGAACGTCAATTTGAACATGCAGTATCGGTATCCGAGTAATTAGAGACATATTTGAGTGTCGGAATGCCAGTACAAGAAAACTCACGGAGATCGAAAGATGTACTCCAGATAGTACGCGTAGTAGCTCACACTTGCATCACACATTGCGTGCCTGAAATTGGTGAGTATGTTAGCAAGACATAGAATAATTTATGCGGTCAAATAAAATTCGTTGAGGATTGGCAACCACAAGGCATCCAAGGAAGCGAATGTACCCATCAGAACATAAGTCACCTCAAAAGAATGATACCACTTGCCATGGCTGAGGCAATTGTAAGTTCTATTTTCTGAATACATTCCTCTATGTCTTCATGAAAGCTAATTGCGAGGCATACTTTCAGAGGATTCACATATCAGAGGTATCGCCTGCCGCAACTCCCAGTCCTCCTTCATCCCCATCTTCAGACTCACATGCACATGCATCCCATCAGCAGCGAAGTGATTCCCCGGCCTATGAAGATCCAGTGATAATGCTGGGTGACATGGTCATGGGAAATTCCAGGGGCTCAGAAAACGGAGGGAATGGTTCTTACCATGCTGCTCGAAGGTGAACATGAATCACTTCTCTGAACATGAGAAAATCTTCTTGATCTGAAAGATGTATGACGAGTTTTGTGGTCCCTTCACACATTCTAGTGGGCTTCGTCTCCAATGCTTCGCGATAGTCTGTCTGTATGATACACAGTATCACTCCAATATATGCTATGGTGCCCATGTATTTCTTATTACGTCGTGTGCTATCTAGAGCTGTGTGCTATCTAGAGCTGTGTACAACATGTACATCTATCGTAAGAGAGAATTGAGGTGCTATTTTTCGTTGCCGGTGCATTGGTTTCCGGCGAGTTGAATTGTTCTTTAATTGCCGAGAGAAGGAATCGGAGTGCGAAAACCAACTTGACTCCCAACCACACGCACAATATCACACATCAAGACATGGAACTGCCACTGCCGAAAGAAAACGTTATACAGGATCAGGATAATGTACATCAGAAGGTGAAAGAATCGGTTCATCGAACCGTCCAAACATTCGTGGCCTTGTTAGTCACACCATCCTCTCTACGTTCGCCTAGCAGATATAATGGATTTTTCTCCTAGGTGTCATAAACAGGAAGAAGCCAAATTCTTAGCAGCGTTGAGCCCGAAGAAGCTAGATATGATCGCAAAAAACATTTCTGAAGGGCTTATACTCCCAGACAATGTGATGGAACCTGAGGAGCAGGATAGTCTTGACCAGATTACGCTGTTTCTTGTGCTAGGTGAAGTAGTAAGCTACCCAGATATCTACTTCTGATAAGACATATCAGGCTCATGGTTATATTATCTCTAGATTCCTCCTAGCTTTTATATCAAGAAACATCGTGGAAAGAAAGCCAACAGCCTTTTGAAGTCAGCTTTAGAGCGTTCCTCTTACAACAGCTCCAAAGAAACGCAACAAGCACCCCCTAGCCATCCCCTAGGTACTGAAAATGACAACACAGTATCCAAGCAACCTTCCGAAACTTAAAATTACGCTGTTAAGCAGACTCTTAGTCGATTTGGGAACGCAATATAATGTAACAGCGTAATTATGCTTTTATATACATGGTACCGTACTATGCTTTACCTCGGTAACGAAACAAATGTGGCCTAAATCTTTACAACAATGACTTCAAATATCGCTTCACTACATAAATTTCATTGCCATGACCAGCGAGTATTCAAGTTACCTAAATGTGTGTTACACTTGGCCTATCGTAATGGTACAGATATCCAGATAACTAATGACGGCACTACGTACAATGATGATACATGTTGAAGTCCAAAAATTTACCCATAGTTTAAACATAACATAACAGGTCTATCAATAACCTGTCCGTCCTCTGAGTGCTAACCAGAGCACCGTATTCCAGAATGGGCCAACTTAAGAGCTGCGTGGGACGTGCAGAGGAG encodes:
- a CDS encoding GTP-binding protein rho1, with protein sequence MRQGGAPVYTHRAEAVGNPWHSSSALKRWYHTFVDGAALLTTIPPARRQPRSPASNTSIHARRRTTAPENHVGNQRNLVIVGDGACGKVYVPTVFENSVANVEVDARQALMCHTYACLPLILVVCKTDLRPDSRVIEEFRMTSRNPLKEGMAVAQKIGAKHYLECSAKSGEGVREVFQYATRAALLSRGKGKKSHHCIVL